In the Zingiber officinale cultivar Zhangliang chromosome 5A, Zo_v1.1, whole genome shotgun sequence genome, atagagatatcaagttgacacatgggtatgcattggagaatgtatactgaatgacccgccatgagaaagtatcatggatcgttatatgagtgtcatatactttctcatgtggctattagtatgactactagtccttagacctgaagtcaccatggatccctacataaggagttatgtactttggttcgtcaaacgtcacccataactgggtggactataaaggcgattactaggtatgtaatgaattatgacgagggatgtgagtgatgtagatgggatctatccctcctatataacgggagcgacatcaatattcttgatagagtgagaccacgaagtgcatgaccatgctcaaatgagtcaatatgagatattgagctcatttgatttagtgagtctacttggagatcaagatttagattgattagaggatgacacagtctatatctcacattgatcaatttagatgtcttggatagaaggacacttgtcatatattgtgaggagtcacaactattaatcacaaggtgatgttggatctcaacattcttgtaacttgggtagtaatgatgtgttgctagataccgctcattacttatgttcctaaatgggtttaggggcattgccaacgttacgagaacctatagggtcacacactaaggacaattagatggagattaggtttatatgatgaaccaagaggattagattcatttgatgaatcaaattggattaagagtaatcctaattgggctaattgagttggactcaagttgattcatgtgttcaatgagtctaatttagattatgactcattgaatcaatttaattaaatgaattagattcattatattaaattggcttgaattaaatagttggattagatcaaccatgagagagattaagtcaggtttgacttgacttgagaggaagatgaagagtcaagtttgacttgactttatgccacatcatttgtgacttggcattaagtggccaatgatgagatgccacatcatcatgtttagcacatgtgtgtgccacctcatggaggttacaaatctctttaatggccacacttaatgcaaaaatgggggttacactttgtgaaagtggccggccacttttgtggtgaatgtgaattcatttttccattcaaggcaattcacatcttcttcttctcaagctctctcctcaagctctccctctcctcctatcttggccgaacaccctaggtgctagcacaccttgtttggtccttctccatctagtgtgttcgtgtggatacgtgtagaggattgtctacgttgacaatcttgagatccggcaagccgttggactagcgggatagcgaagggcatcgcatcgagggtaatactcttatctagtgtagatctagagtttgtaaactcgtactcgtattttattttattttttctttgcaaggatccggtggctggggctttcggggtttctgcgacgtgaaaacgcgatttttgcggcccgaaaaacccaacaccaggCTCTCCATCCAATACTACGAGTAAAAGGGAAAAGGTTACAACTGAACGGAGGTAAGACATGAGTTTACATTAAAGAACTTACTCCGGTGGTCATTTGGGTATGACTATTAGCCAGGGCGCCTGGGGTAGCATCGTCGCACGAGCTCGTGCATCCTCCTAGACTTCGACGAGCGACCCCCAGATGAGGATCTAATGCTCGGGGGTCCGGGACTAGGTGCTCGGCTTGCTGTAGTCCTTCGTTGGCAGATGGAGGATCGCCGTAACAGATCATCGGTCGCTCAGGCCTGAGTGGGATGAGGCCTCCTGACCGGAAGCTAGTGAGATGACGGACCGTTTGACCGCTAGAGGTTTCGATGGTGGCGGCATGAAGGCCACGGGCGATGCGGCCGCAACCCCTCGTGGTAGCTCGGCTAGGGAGGGCGTTCGATCAGACGATGATGCCTCCACAGTTGTTGGGAGTGGAGTCGGAGTCGAAGTTTCGACCCTCTCGACCAATTGCGCGCCTGAGGTAGCGGAAAGCGAATACGGCTCCTCTCGGCGCCTCTTACGCTTGGTCAGTGGCACGTCGGAGGAGGCCGAAGGGTTCTTCGATAGGAATGATGGGGCGGCGATCCGTCTGAGGCTGTGAGCTCGGGGTGATCGCTCTTCTCGGCGCATGGCTGGTTGCGCCTTCACCCACCTCCACGGGCGCCTCCTCGCTCAGCCCGATCGGATCTTCGTGGGAGCCGACCGATTGCAGACCTCAGCTCGCCAGTTCTTCGGTAGTTGTCGCCTCGATCGCGCTATCCGAGAGCTTCGCCTTGCTGACCATCCGTGCTCACATCATAACTTCGACtgcaggagaagaagaaaaatcagttagcatcaaaggaaaAGGGTAAAGTagttgcatacctaggctggtTGGGAGCCGGGTGCGGATCAAACTGAGGCCAAAAATGTAGAGGACACCCTTAAGCAGCAGCTTGTGGATGTCGTACTTCTGACTGACCAGCATCGCCGCAACATCCaagtagtccgatcggctcttgtagCTTTTCAGTGGGGGGTTGAGGTGCCACTTTGAGTTGCCAGCGGGTTGAGAATTCTGGCCGCTCGAGAAGATGAGTGAAAAAGAAATACTCCCTCCAATGTTATTGGAATTTGACATCTTGTCAAAGAACACTAAGCCAACCCTAGACCGGAAAAGGAAGGTCCCCGGCTCAGACAGCTTTGggtagtaaaagtaatgaaagatTCGAGGGACAAGAGGGATGTCGTGTAGTCGAAACAAGACACCGATGCCGCACAGAAGATGGAAGGAGTTCGACACGAGTTGAGGGAGGGAGATGCGGAAGTATTTACAAACTGCGATAATGAAAGGATGTATAGGGAACAGCAGACCGACGGAGAAATGATCCCTGAATAGACAGATGCATCCGGTCGGCGGGGCATTTGGCCAATCGGACGAGGAAGGCAGAACAATCTCATGGTTAGGTGGAATTTTGAAGGCATTTCTAAGGCCTTCTGCGTCACCCTCGTCAAACCTAGATTCTATGGTGGTATACCAGGGTCCAAGGACAGGGGTCGACGGTTGTGAGGAGCTAGTCAATGCTAAAACAGACGCAAAATGGAGGAAAGGCGATCGAAAAAGATACAAATAGGTCACCAGAAGATCGCTAGAACAGCGGAAAGCAGAAGGCTCGAAAGAAGAGATGACGGGAAGAGAGCTTACTGGGAAAAAGGGAGATGGAGGATTGCCTGAGGATAGAATGCAAGGAATCACCGAAGAGCACAGCGCGCAGGAGCATAGGGGTCGTTGGAAACACAACAACGAGAGCATGAAGAAGGCGGTGACATAGCGAGCTCATATACGCCGAGCTCAACCGACCGGAGTCGTCCTATCTAGGTCGCGAAAACCTAGGTCAAGATCTCGTTGTTGAATTCAAACTGCCAAATGTCGCAATCAATGCCTGTTACATCAAGCATGCGGCGACTGTGAGCGTGACACATGGTGTGCTACCATGGGTCGACAATTAAGGCAGACATGGGAACCTATTCTGCCTTAATGAGAGGGGATTTACACGCTCCCAAGAAATCATGGTGACGTCAACCTAGTTCGTGCTCGCCCGAGACAACCCGAGGAAAAAGTTCTACAAGTGCAAGCCTTTGTCTGCCCGATCGGAGGGAGGGAGTGTGCTTATGACCGAGCGACAATCTTCAAAAGGCCGATCAGCGAGAATCGGGTCTAGCCTGATCGGAGCCCATACAGTGATGAAGGTCGATCGGGAGGGAAACTACGCATACAAtgatccagtcagtcggactacaaCCTccatcgactagacttgaaggggggtttgtgatgcggtgatgatgaggggtCCCGCTCCGCTGCCACGGTGAAGGTCAGAGTCAAGACGGTCAAGAAAGGGATGTCCGATCGAGTGGGGCGTATTCTGACCGGTGGTTAAGCACCGACCCACTGTCTCTGACACGGAGTAATcaaaccgacgctcaagggacgCGTAAAAACTGAGCTGAGCGGCTCTTCTGCTTGGTGCGATGGTGGACGACACGGACTGAGGACTTTCAACCGAGCGGCTCTCTCGCTCGGCGCGACAGTGGGCTTCCGGCCGAGTGGTCATCCCGCTCGACCCAACAACGGACGACACTCGGACATGGGACTTTCAGCCGAGCGGTCATCTCGCTCGGTGTGGCGGCAGACGCAAGGATATTAGAATCCTGGCCAAGCAGCCATTCCGTTCGGCCAGGCAACATGCACAGCAggatatccttcgacatccttttaGGAGTTAGTGTCACCGACGGGCGGCATGGTCAAACAGAGGATTGTACGgtagaagtttccactgtcactttagagatatgctTAACCCGTTAAGttactgtgtcagagacactttactgaaaTGTTTCTTCAGGAAAAGCTTAGGACAGCGTGAccactttgagaagcgtgcacacacgctacaggagccctatataaaaggGGATCCAGACTTCGACAGAGGTATGTTTTTCTCGTGATTTCTACTATTGCGCTACAGTTCTCTTTGCTTCTTGCCTTGTcggagattgacttgagcgtcagagggtcatcgtcggagaccccttccttggctcagCACTGATGTTGTTTGTGTCGCAGGTGGGAGCGAAGTCCATCGGAAATCAGCAAGAACGtcacatccccagcatccatctcTCCGACTTTCGAACAAGATCATTAATAGTCAtccataatttatttttttttcatattagcTAAGGATAGATTGACGAAAACGTCGCGATCAAGCGATCAAATTTTACCACCAGAGCAAACTAATTACAAATCAGTCAATATACAATTACAATGACCTTTCAGTGACTTGTCCTTCCAATGCATTCCTTAGAGCCCAAATTAGGTAAATCATCAAATAGacaatccttttaaaaaaaaccaTCAAAAGTTCTTACCTAAAACACCTCTTATCCATTATGACAACTACATATacctacttaaaaaaaattatcattattataatatataaaagtTACTATGTTCCTGGTATAACATCTAAAAACTATTAAGCAATTGatataactattttaaaataattttaattaatttaaaataattttgatgaagtttaaataattttaattaaattaataaaaaatattttaatataataatatttagagTTCCAAATTTTAAACTACTACCAATAACTACTATAATTATGTAACAATTATcaataattgaattaattaaaataattataattaaatattaaattctaaatcttaaaatataaatcataaattataAAATCATTTGTAACCGCTACTAGATACTTTTACACGTTATAATAGCTGCTATAATACCATCGAATAAGAGATATTCAATAAAGTTTTTGATTGgacacttttaaaatattttttatataaaaatatctttatgataattttcataatttaaggTGCCCTTAAAATTTTTGCCCCAAGTAATTTGGGGGCCTACGTCTACATAATACGTCACGGTGACCTATACCGTCGACGTAAGTTTTGCTTGCATCATGCACAACTCGAGAATCACGTTCTTTGACTTCAAAATATTGCCATGTCGTTGCCTGTCAACAGATGTGGCTGGATGCGGACATCCTCAACGAATGCAATTGTGACTTGATTGAACTTTCAATGCCTCTCTTCCAATCTATTTTGAGTTCAAATTGTCCTGGAAAAGATTCTTTTAAGCTCATCCGTAAACCTGACagcaaaaaagaataaaaaataaataaaaatactgAAGTCAATCAAGTCTTTGAATAAGAATATTTCGGATACTCAGTCAGGACCTTGCTTCATGTCCAACCAACCAATACATTTTAGCTTACCTCACTCCATTGACTTGATCCATCGATTGGTGACATGACCATGACGCAAGATTGATGACGTTGAGCACATTGCGTGTAGCTATCCGGCATATTAGTTCATATAGTTCCCTGCCCTGTTTACTTCTGCAAATGTTCCAATCTGATTTTTTTCTAGTCTTTTTGGTTTCCTCATCCATTCAACAAGAACACTTTCCTCCTTCCCTTCTTAATTTGCTCGACTTCATTCAGTTTTGCTAATTGCCGCTCAAGAATCTATGGATTTCGATACAGCCAGCCAGATGCCGCTCGGGCTCCGACTCTCCCTTGAGAGCAATGAAGCTCCGGTGAGTTCGACTGGTTATGCTTTATAACAGCTTGCTTGTATTGTACTGATTGAAATATGTTTGCAGAGAGAACCGCAAGTTGATTCTTTTGTGCGAGAAAGCTTCCCCAGAAGAGATGCCATGGAAGTAAAGCTGCATGAGATCAGTGAAGAGAACAGGAGGTTGGCTGAGATGGTGACTGACTTGCTTTTGAATCATAGAGGATCCTTTGATTTCTCGAGCAATACCAATCCTAGAGAAAATGAACAAGCCGTCTTGTGGAAAGGGAAGAGGATCGTCTTCTGCAAAGATCCTAGCAGTGAGACATTCAATGAGCTTAGTGGACAGTTCAAGAGCAATCCATCAGATGAAAATCCATGCAAAAGATTGAGAGTGGACACCATGGCCAAGAGCTCCAGGATCTGTGTTCGGAGCAACCCTACTGATTCAAGCATGGTGAGTTCGACATCCCAACAATGATAAATTTCATGTTCAGATACTTGGTAGCATAATTCAAACATAGCTCATCGGTTTATGCTTTGCTACATACCTTTAATTCATTAGGTGGTAAAGGATGGATACCATTGGAGGAAATATGGACAGAAGGTGACTAGAGACAATCCATTCCCCAGAGCTTACTTCAGATGCTCCTTTGCCCCTTCATGTCCTGTTAAGAAGAGGGTATATTTAATTCACAGATGAAACATTAAAAAAGTTCATATATCTGAACAATTACCTTCTTAATGTTTTGTGATGATGTCAATTCATGATTAGGTGCAACCAAGTGCAGAAGACAGATCAATCTTGGTGGCGACATATGAAGGTGAACACAATCACCAACCCCCTTCAAGGGATGATGAACTCTGCAGTAGTCCAAGTACCCAACCATCTCCCACTGGATCCAAATCTTCTGCTACCCAAACGATTGATCTTAACGCCAGTCAACAAGACATGGAAGCTGATAAGATTGATTTGGTTTTGAGAGAAATGCTTGAATTGCCAAACCTGCAGAGGTTGCTAGCTGAGCAGACTGCCGCGTCATTGGCAAAAGATCCAGACTTCACTGCTGCAATTGCCCTTGCAATATCTGAGAAAATGTTTCAACAGCCACCAACTTAAATAGTAATAGGAATCTGGATGAACACAACTTCTCTGGCTACTTGTTGTCTAGATACAGGTGTATCATATACTTATATGCTAATAATCCTCAATATGCCAAAACATCAATCGTTCAATGCCAAACTGCTTTTataaactctccttgttttgtctATTTTCTTCAACAGTGGAAGCAACTGCTGAGCTATTTGAATCTTCCATTGCTGGTCCCGGACGGCCATATGTTGTTCTAGCACCTGCAAATTACTTGTCGAGATGTAATCACTTGATAGTGCAATTCATACAGTTTTACAAAGATAAGACTAAGAGCATTTTCAAATATCCTGTAATATGAAAAAAACTATAAAACCAGAGGATTCTCCTATTCTTCACCATCCCAAGTATTATTATTGATCCTTCTAACTCTTTTTAACTCTACTCATCAAATCATTTGTTCTTATTTTTCATTCTGCACCACGAGAAAGCAAGCTTTATTCTGTTGGATTCTTTCAAAAGTATATATTATATTCTCTTAAAGAAAATTTGATAAGAGACATAAATGCAAATCTTGATCTAATGAGCAGAGATAAAAGGATTAATGACAATAAGAAAGAAATCATCTGTTTTACACCTTTTCCTAATGATAGAGAGCATCAGAAGGCTCCTTTGACTTTATCTTTATAAAGTCGATGAACAAATACTATATGAGGTGCCCAAGTTCAGTCGTCTGATGTTCCTCTCCATTTTTTATCTATCACTTATAGTGCTAAGGCACTTTCTTGTTTTCAGGATTTAATTGGTTTTATTATGTGAAACTGGCTTAGGTGTTCAATATGATACACAATGTTTGTTATAGATACCCATAGTCGGCTTAGCCTTCATATTCCAAATCCAATCTTCGCAATCACCTATAATGATTTTCCAACACCAAACTTGTAATTTTTCTAACCTTCCTGAGATTTCACTTGATAGATGGGGTTGTCTACAAACTTTACACATTCATACGCGTTCCCAATTTTAATCGTCTAACTCCAACTCCATTTTTCCTAACATGTTTTGGAAGATGTTAACCCAGGGTAACAAGTTTTCTTTTAATTGCAGATTTTGCATAAAACAAATTCAATCAAGAAATGGATGGATTTAGTAGACTCcttgaatataaaaaaaaaaaaaaaagcattttAACTAAATTCTTATTGCAGCAGTGATAATGCGGAGCTTACGAAGTTCCATTCAAATTAAGATGCAAAAACATGTGGAGCATAAGAAAAGGGGGCAAAAACACAAAAACGTGAATCACATGTGTGCTTTTCACCAAACAAGATCCGATCTTTGAGTGATAGGGGAGATTTTCTTACAGATTTCTACACGGCAACACTAACATATGCAACACATTTCGAACTGTGAACACAAAACTCCTATGGAGAAGAATGGAAGTCGGCGGCTCACCGTCTGCTTCGTAGTCGGTCAGGTCCAAGAAACCCTCCCGCCGCCGTCCGTCTTCTACAGTACGGCTATCTAAATCTTTCGTTGGCCGGACCGGTCCGGGCCGGGCTGGAGTGAGAACTATCGACCCGAGTCAAAAGTTGTTAATTGCGTCGTTGACTCCAGCTGCCCAACCGCCCAAAGATTGGGCCGCAATAGCCACAAACGTGTTCGTTTGAGGACTCCATCCACCGCCCCAGCCACAAGTAACACAGCTCCGGCACTCTATCGTTGCCCGCTTCGATCCCTTGGTCACCGCCTCTCGCCTCCGCTTCGGGCGAGTTTCCTTCCCGCTCTGCTTCCCGGCGGATGGCCTGCGTAGTCTCCGCCCCTACCTTTCGCCTCGAGGTAAATCGCTATCGATTTCATTCCCTGCGCCGCCCATGGTTCTTTGTACTCGGATTGATCTATACGGCCTTCGGCTTCCTTCTGAATGTTATCTAGGCGGTGAAATCTCGCGGAGCAGCTTGCGGAGCGAGGTCGGGGTCATGTATAGGTAGTCTTATCAAGCTTTGCtatgattcatgtgtcgaatctGTTGTCCGTATTCgattttctttgttttatttgggGGATTAGCGTTTTTGGGAAAATCTAGGGTTTGAgacaattttttattaaaaaaacaattGAAATAAAAGAATTCCGTCGCCTTAGAGATTCGAACTCTCGCGGGGATACCCCATGTTGCATTCTATGATTGGTTAGGAAGCAGTTAAAATATTTCAGGATGATACATGCACTTGATGTGGAATTGATCTTTGTCACAACCTGAATTGCTAAAAATATCCTAGTCACAATCACGAGATGCATTCTGAGCCAATGTGAAATAAAAAAGGAGGAAAAATCTTATATAAGTCAAGTTCTCCTATTTATACAGTACCCTCACGTAGTCATGCTTCGGATATCAAATTGTACTAGTTTCCCCTATCAATTTCCACTTTACCAGAAACTGCTTTGTTTCCTGTTATTTGGtatcttataatttttttccaaaataaaaacaCTGACAGTATTCAGACAAACATGACTTATTATTCTCTGATATCATGTCAAATTGTTTGCTTGATCATCAATTGTCCCAAAAGTTTGAGTTGTTAGCAAAGTGACAATTTAGTATGTTATGCTTTTAAAAATAGTGAGGGGTGCAGACCTTTGTTTATTTATCTCATTGAATCATTATCAAATATATCCTGATTTTGCCAAATACTCAAACAAGGACTTTTAGTTGTGAATAGTACAACTTGCTGTTGTTGTATTCTCCATCGACTTAGCAGTTATGGCAAATAGCCCTGTAAACTTTCTTGATTTTTCAGTACGTCATTCAGGTTTAGACAGCTTAGCGGTGAGAAGGAGCTTCTTGTGTCATCATTCTTTCTCCCAAAAGGTGTCCTACAGGGTTCGGGCAGCAGCTGTGACAGCTTCACCCACGTTTCTAGATAATGCAGAAGAAAGAAAACTGTTGGCTGAAAAGTATGGATTTATGCAAATTGGGAAACCACTTCCAGATAATATTACCATGAAGGACATCATGGATACATTGCCTAAGAAGGTACTAATTCCCTCAGTTTTTTTGTAGTCTTCTTTTAAAGTCTGTCTAATTTTTGGACATTTAAATGAAGCTATTTGAAATTGATGACATGAAAGCCTGGAGGTCAGTTTTAATATCTGTGACTTCATACGCATTGGGAATTTTTATGATTGCAAAGGCTCCATGGTATTTGCTTCCTCTGGCATGGGCATGGACTGGCACAGCAATTACAGGGGTTGGTTTCTTCACCTGCTTGGCATGCTTGTCTTTAATTCACTATATATGATGCTGCACTTGATTCCTCCCTATGCAATAATGCtcactttgtattttttttttttgggtatgTGGTATTTTTGTCTTTGCCTTGCTAACACTTGTATTTTAAAGTTCTTTGTGATAGGTCATGATTGTGCCCACAAAGCattctcaaggaacaaattagtTGAAGATATTGTTGGAACTCTAGCCTTTTTGCCTCTAATATACCCTTACGAGCCATGGCGGTTTAAGCATGATAGACATCA is a window encoding:
- the LOC121983223 gene encoding probable WRKY transcription factor 40; protein product: MDFDTASQMPLGLRLSLESNEAPREPQVDSFVRESFPRRDAMEVKLHEISEENRRLAEMVTDLLLNHRGSFDFSSNTNPRENEQAVLWKGKRIVFCKDPSSETFNELSGQFKSNPSDENPCKRLRVDTMAKSSRICVRSNPTDSSMVVKDGYHWRKYGQKVTRDNPFPRAYFRCSFAPSCPVKKRVQPSAEDRSILVATYEGEHNHQPPSRDDELCSSPSTQPSPTGSKSSATQTIDLNASQQDMEADKIDLVLREMLELPNLQRLLAEQTAASLAKDPDFTAAIALAISEKMFQQPPT